The following are encoded in a window of Lactobacillus acidophilus genomic DNA:
- a CDS encoding DUF871 domain-containing protein — translation MTMRSLGLSIYPDHSKFEDNAKYLELGHKYGFSRIFMSMLEVQGSPEETKAKYKKIIEYGNQLGYQTFLDVAPQIFDKLDIDYSDLSFFAEIGAAGIRLDQSFDGATEALLSYNPYGLIIELNMSNNVDYLNNIISYQANTPFIYGCHNFYPQRGTALPYNFFVECSKRFKKFNIHTAAFISSQVGKIGPWDVEDGLPTLEQDRNLPIDIQAKHLFASALIDDVIIGNAYASEHELKAVANVNRYQLQLHVDYVADVNSIEKKIVEKTQHFRRGDMNEMVIRSTIPRVTYKDVPNKPHNNTENFQRGDILIGNDNFGIYKNELQIVLKPHQDPRKNKVGSIASEELFLLDFIKPWSKFKLTSK, via the coding sequence ATGACAATGAGATCTTTAGGCCTTTCAATTTATCCAGACCACAGTAAGTTTGAAGATAATGCTAAATATTTAGAATTAGGACATAAATATGGTTTCTCTCGTATTTTTATGAGTATGCTTGAAGTTCAAGGTAGTCCTGAAGAAACAAAAGCTAAATATAAAAAGATTATTGAATATGGCAATCAACTTGGTTATCAAACATTTTTAGATGTTGCGCCACAAATCTTTGATAAATTAGATATTGATTATTCGGATCTTTCATTTTTCGCTGAAATAGGTGCTGCTGGTATTCGATTGGATCAATCATTTGATGGTGCAACTGAAGCCTTACTTTCATACAATCCCTATGGCTTAATCATTGAATTAAATATGAGTAATAATGTTGACTATCTAAACAATATTATTTCTTACCAAGCTAATACACCTTTTATTTATGGCTGTCATAATTTTTATCCTCAACGTGGAACTGCTTTACCATATAATTTTTTTGTAGAATGCAGTAAAAGATTTAAAAAATTCAATATTCATACTGCTGCATTTATTTCTAGTCAAGTTGGTAAAATTGGTCCATGGGACGTTGAAGACGGACTACCTACTCTTGAACAAGATCGTAATTTACCAATTGATATTCAAGCAAAACATCTTTTCGCATCAGCATTAATTGATGACGTTATTATCGGTAATGCTTACGCTAGTGAACATGAATTAAAAGCTGTAGCAAATGTAAATCGATATCAATTACAGTTACATGTTGATTATGTTGCAGATGTTAATTCTATTGAAAAAAAGATCGTTGAAAAAACTCAACATTTTCGTCGTGGCGATATGAATGAAATGGTTATTCGTTCAACTATACCACGCGTAACTTATAAAGATGTGCCAAATAAACCACACAATAATACCGAAAATTTCCAGCGTGGTGACATTTTAATTGGTAACGATAATTTCGGCATTTATAAAAATGAACTTCAAATTGTTTTGAAACCACATCAAGATCCTCGTAAAAATAAAGTTGGTAGTATAGCCTCAGAGGAACTGTTCTTACTCGATTTTATTAAGCCTTGGTCTAAATTCAAATTAACATCTAAATAG
- a CDS encoding adenine phosphoribosyltransferase — MAIDFSKYIASVQDFPNKGIVFRDITPILQNGELYRAATHELAEYAKSRNADVIVGPEARGFIVGCPVATELGLGFVPARKPHKLPREVERASYDLEYGSNSLEMHKDAIKPGQRVVLCDDLMATAGTLRASKELIENLGGKLVGAAFYIELPDLKGREKLPDVDIYSLVKYHGA; from the coding sequence ATGGCAATTGATTTTAGTAAGTATATTGCAAGTGTTCAGGACTTTCCTAATAAGGGGATAGTTTTCCGTGATATTACACCTATTTTGCAAAATGGCGAATTATATCGTGCAGCCACACATGAATTAGCTGAATACGCAAAGAGTAGAAATGCAGATGTAATTGTCGGTCCTGAAGCACGTGGCTTTATTGTAGGCTGTCCAGTAGCAACTGAATTGGGTTTGGGCTTTGTTCCAGCTAGAAAACCACATAAGTTGCCACGAGAAGTTGAACGTGCTTCATACGATTTGGAATATGGGTCCAACAGTTTGGAAATGCATAAAGATGCAATCAAGCCAGGACAACGAGTAGTTCTTTGTGATGATTTAATGGCTACTGCGGGTACTTTAAGAGCTTCTAAAGAATTAATTGAAAATCTTGGAGGCAAACTTGTTGGTGCTGCATTCTATATTGAATTGCCAGATTTAAAAGGTAGAGAAAAATTACCAGACGTTGATATTTACTCACTTGTTAAGTATCACGGTGCTTAA
- the cysK gene encoding cysteine synthase A, whose translation MSTIFNSVTELVGNTPLLKLNRVVPEDAADVYVKLEFENPAGSVKDRIALAMIEKAERDGKLKKGGTIVEPTSGNTGIGLAMVAAAKGYHIIIIMPETMSVERRKLMKGYGAELILTPGSDGMKGSIAKAEELVKEKGYFMPMQFDNPENPNIHELTTGPEIIAAMNGIGKAIDAFVAGVGTGGTLSGIGRALKKENPNTKVYALEPSESPLLKDRKAGKHGIQGISAGFIPSNLDKNIYDGVIEVSTDEAMNTARKTAKKEGFLPGISAGANVHGAIELAKKLGKGHTVVTVIPDGGDRYLSTALFND comes from the coding sequence ATGAGTACAATTTTCAATTCAGTAACAGAATTAGTTGGTAACACACCATTATTAAAGTTAAATCGTGTTGTACCAGAAGATGCAGCAGATGTTTATGTCAAATTAGAATTCGAAAACCCTGCTGGTTCAGTTAAAGATCGTATTGCTCTGGCAATGATTGAAAAAGCTGAACGTGATGGCAAATTAAAGAAAGGTGGCACTATTGTAGAACCTACCTCGGGTAATACTGGCATTGGTCTAGCAATGGTAGCTGCTGCTAAAGGGTATCATATTATTATTATAATGCCCGAAACAATGAGTGTTGAACGTCGCAAGCTTATGAAAGGTTATGGAGCTGAACTAATTTTAACTCCTGGTTCTGACGGAATGAAGGGCTCTATTGCTAAAGCCGAGGAGTTAGTTAAAGAAAAAGGCTATTTCATGCCAATGCAATTTGATAATCCTGAAAATCCTAACATCCATGAATTAACCACGGGGCCTGAAATTATCGCTGCAATGAACGGTATTGGTAAAGCTATTGACGCCTTTGTAGCTGGTGTTGGTACTGGAGGTACATTGTCAGGTATCGGTCGTGCTTTAAAAAAAGAAAATCCTAATACCAAAGTTTACGCATTAGAGCCAAGTGAATCTCCATTACTAAAAGATAGAAAAGCTGGTAAACATGGCATCCAAGGTATTTCTGCTGGTTTTATTCCAAGCAATCTAGATAAAAATATTTATGATGGTGTCATTGAAGTTTCAACTGACGAAGCTATGAATACTGCTCGTAAAACCGCAAAAAAAGAAGGCTTCTTACCTGGTATTTCTGCTGGTGCTAACGTTCATGGGGCAATTGAATTAGCTAAAAAATTAGGAAAAGGTCACACTGTTGTAACTGTTATTCCAGATGGTGGCGATCGTTACCTTTCAACCGCACTTTTTAATGATTAA
- a CDS encoding class A sortase, with the protein MAKNKQKSSVTTILVRIVAVLLLVIGLVLIFNKQISNQMIKHNQQSALTTLTKKQVEANQKKKGMYDFSKVKSMNMGQAARSQVKKTSGAIGALAVPDVNMYLPIMLGLSDDAMSTGGGTMRADQVMGKGNYPLAGHYMTAKGILFSPLEDVKKGQRIYLTNLKKIYIYRIYMKKIVDPSAVWLVNNTKKNIVTLITCADGGTNRWAIRGNLIKTEKATDENLKVFKLK; encoded by the coding sequence ATGGCAAAGAATAAACAAAAGAGTAGTGTTACTACGATTTTAGTTAGAATTGTTGCGGTTCTTTTGTTAGTTATAGGTTTGGTCCTTATATTTAATAAACAAATTAGTAATCAAATGATCAAGCATAATCAACAGTCAGCTTTGACAACACTAACTAAAAAACAAGTTGAAGCAAATCAAAAGAAAAAAGGTATGTATGACTTTAGTAAGGTGAAGTCGATGAATATGGGGCAAGCTGCACGATCACAGGTTAAGAAAACTTCTGGAGCAATTGGTGCACTTGCAGTGCCTGATGTAAATATGTATTTGCCAATCATGCTTGGTTTATCAGATGATGCAATGTCTACGGGCGGCGGAACCATGCGGGCAGATCAAGTAATGGGGAAGGGGAATTATCCACTTGCAGGCCATTATATGACTGCTAAGGGTATTCTTTTTTCACCACTTGAAGATGTAAAAAAGGGACAAAGAATCTATTTAACTAATTTAAAGAAAATCTATATTTATCGTATTTACATGAAAAAGATTGTAGATCCATCTGCAGTTTGGTTAGTTAATAATACTAAGAAAAATATTGTAACTTTAATTACTTGTGCGGACGGTGGTACTAATCGCTGGGCTATTCGGGGTAATTTGATTAAAACTGAAAAAGCAACAGATGAAAATTTGAAGGTTTTCAAATTAAAGTAA
- a CDS encoding homoserine O-succinyltransferase, protein MHDKLDTQSHFIKVLPNADLTFFYPRMHYQNRPIPPEVNMTSEPLDINRVSEFDGFIITGAPIDQIDFSKITYIEEIRYLLQALDNHKIQQLYFCWGAMAALNYFYGIKKKILAEKIFGVFPHLITEPHPLLSGLSQGFMAPHARYAEMDKKQIMQDERLAINAVDDNSHLFMVSAKDNPERNFIFSHIEYGKDSLRDEYNREINAHPERHYKKPINYSMSNPSFQWQDTQKIFFNNWLKKVKDNKLVLN, encoded by the coding sequence ATGCATGATAAACTCGATACACAAAGTCATTTTATCAAAGTCTTGCCTAATGCAGATCTAACGTTCTTTTATCCACGTATGCATTATCAAAATCGTCCTATTCCACCCGAAGTAAATATGACTTCAGAACCTCTGGATATTAACCGAGTGAGTGAATTTGACGGATTTATCATTACAGGTGCACCAATTGACCAAATTGATTTTTCAAAAATTACTTATATTGAGGAAATCCGATATTTGCTTCAAGCCTTAGATAATCACAAGATTCAGCAATTATATTTTTGCTGGGGTGCCATGGCTGCTTTGAATTACTTTTATGGTATTAAAAAGAAAATTTTAGCAGAGAAAATCTTTGGTGTTTTTCCTCACTTAATCACGGAACCGCATCCCCTATTAAGTGGACTTAGTCAAGGTTTTATGGCTCCTCATGCTCGTTATGCAGAAATGGATAAAAAGCAGATCATGCAAGATGAACGACTAGCAATTAATGCAGTTGATGATAATAGTCATCTTTTTATGGTATCTGCGAAAGATAATCCCGAACGTAATTTTATCTTTTCACATATCGAATATGGTAAAGATAGTTTGAGAGATGAATATAATCGCGAAATAAACGCTCATCCTGAGCGACATTATAAAAAGCCAATAAATTATTCGATGTCTAATCCATCATTTCAATGGCAAGATACACAAAAAATATTTTTCAATAACTGGCTTAAAAAGGTTAAAGATAATAAATTAGTTTTAAATTAA
- the dnaJ gene encoding molecular chaperone DnaJ, whose amino-acid sequence MAQEDYYKVLGVDRDASDQEISKAYRKLAKKYHPDLNHEPGAEEKYKQVNEAYEVLHDKQKRAQYDQFGSAGVNGQGGFGGAGQGFGGAGFDTSGFGDFGDIFGDIFGQGARQQRVDPTQPQRGQDLDYTLTIDFMDAINGKKTQVSYTRDETCETCGGNGCEKGTHPITCDKCHGTGVMTVTQQSMLGMIRRQTTCDKCNGRGVIIEHPCKTCGGKGTVERKNTIEVDIPAGIDNGQQLRYQGQGEAGRNGGPYGDLYISYRIKPSKDFERRGQNIYTEVPISFAQATLGDEITVKTVHGDAKLTIPAGTQPNKKFTLRGQGVPYLRGNGNGDQITTVNIVIPKHINDKQKEDLTNFVHDGGGNITPQEKGFFERLKDKLSGE is encoded by the coding sequence ATGGCACAAGAAGATTACTACAAAGTACTTGGCGTAGATCGTGACGCCAGTGATCAAGAAATTAGTAAAGCATATCGTAAGTTAGCGAAAAAATATCACCCAGACTTGAATCATGAACCTGGTGCAGAAGAAAAATACAAGCAAGTAAACGAAGCTTATGAAGTTTTACACGATAAGCAAAAGCGTGCACAGTATGATCAATTTGGCTCTGCTGGTGTCAATGGTCAAGGTGGCTTTGGTGGTGCAGGTCAAGGATTCGGGGGAGCTGGGTTTGATACCTCTGGTTTTGGCGACTTTGGTGACATTTTTGGTGATATCTTTGGTCAAGGTGCTCGTCAGCAAAGGGTAGATCCAACGCAACCACAACGTGGTCAAGATTTGGATTATACATTGACTATTGACTTTATGGATGCAATTAATGGTAAAAAGACGCAAGTTAGCTATACTCGTGATGAAACTTGTGAAACCTGTGGCGGTAATGGTTGTGAAAAAGGTACTCATCCTATTACATGTGATAAATGTCATGGTACTGGTGTAATGACTGTTACCCAACAATCAATGCTAGGTATGATTCGTCGCCAAACCACTTGTGACAAGTGTAATGGACGTGGTGTAATTATTGAACATCCATGTAAGACTTGCGGTGGTAAAGGTACCGTTGAACGCAAGAATACCATTGAAGTTGATATTCCAGCGGGTATTGACAATGGTCAACAACTTCGTTATCAAGGTCAAGGTGAAGCTGGACGTAATGGTGGCCCATACGGTGATTTGTATATTAGCTATCGCATTAAGCCTTCTAAGGACTTTGAACGTCGTGGCCAAAATATTTATACAGAAGTACCAATTTCATTTGCTCAAGCTACTTTAGGTGATGAGATTACTGTTAAAACAGTTCACGGGGATGCAAAATTAACTATTCCAGCAGGTACGCAACCTAACAAGAAATTTACTCTTCGTGGTCAAGGTGTACCTTATCTTCGCGGCAATGGTAATGGTGATCAAATTACTACAGTTAATATTGTTATTCCAAAACATATTAATGATAAGCAGAAAGAAGACTTAACTAACTTTGTTCATGATGGTGGCGGAAATATTACCCCACAAGAAAAAGGATTTTTCGAAAGACTTAAAGACAAACTTAGTGGTGAATAG
- the recJ gene encoding single-stranded-DNA-specific exonuclease RecJ — protein MKWQKRITKELDSDLVDKYQLSSLSAQLFALRDINTDEKLDFWFNATEENLANPLLMHDMEKAVERINQAIDNGEKITIYGDYDADGITATAIMTETLSILGADVHYFIPDRFKDGYGPNIERYKEIVADGTKLIITVDNGVTGIDEVKYAKENGVDTIITDHHTFQEKVPDSYAVVHCNYPGQKYPFDDYCGAGVAYTICRELMQDTMPELLDLAMIGTLGDMVKVTGEGHIIVKRGLEILNQTTRPGLQALIKNAGLTLGSINETDVGFNICPRLNAVGRLANANLAVELLLSDDDIAAQKIADQIEELNNQRKELTTDVYEKCMSIIRENSWQKQNTLVLYDPEFHEGVLGLVANKIVEKTHKPTIVLTKNDVGEVKGSGRAFNGFNLFNALNPLKDELFTKFGGHDFACGLSMQENKIDTLRQKLESSYQVNGESESKGYDLELPLNDLTPQTLAQINQVGPFGTGDPQPIFSISDPTITQFYKIGKDKNHVKLTASKKGGSLAIVGFNKDFLNNNLLPFISKIFIQLTLNTYRKQISLQGIIEGIEFASPKLAVPTPVIDLRNEKFVMGFADRYLLFDKKNIPIVKNRLQISDDKISLVKDYDQSGETVALLDVPRNQIELNEALEKNYQQIYLRFLLDQLPVEHIPAKGYFGRVLKYIYAHPTLKPDDYRTVAPYLGLDYDSVLFILRVFFELGFVKLHDGKLIGEENPKKQPLTSSKYLMATESQIKFVDQLRNMPTQKLITYVNNHSNN, from the coding sequence ATGAAATGGCAAAAAAGAATCACTAAAGAATTAGATTCTGATTTAGTAGATAAGTATCAGCTTAGCTCGCTTTCGGCACAATTATTTGCTTTACGTGATATTAATACAGATGAGAAGCTGGATTTTTGGTTTAACGCAACAGAAGAAAATTTGGCTAATCCATTATTGATGCATGACATGGAAAAGGCGGTAGAACGTATTAATCAAGCAATTGATAATGGTGAAAAAATTACGATATATGGTGATTATGATGCTGATGGAATTACAGCTACTGCCATTATGACTGAAACACTAAGCATTTTAGGAGCAGATGTACATTATTTTATTCCAGATCGTTTTAAAGACGGCTATGGACCTAATATTGAACGATATAAGGAAATAGTAGCTGATGGTACTAAGTTAATTATTACTGTAGATAACGGTGTAACAGGAATCGATGAAGTTAAATATGCCAAAGAAAATGGTGTAGATACAATTATTACGGACCACCATACTTTTCAGGAAAAAGTTCCAGATTCATATGCTGTTGTTCATTGTAATTATCCTGGTCAGAAATATCCTTTTGATGATTATTGTGGTGCTGGAGTTGCCTATACTATTTGCCGTGAATTAATGCAAGATACTATGCCAGAATTACTTGATTTAGCGATGATTGGTACTCTCGGCGATATGGTTAAAGTTACAGGCGAAGGTCATATCATCGTTAAACGTGGTCTTGAGATTCTTAATCAAACCACTAGACCAGGGTTACAAGCATTAATAAAAAATGCAGGTTTAACTTTGGGTTCGATTAATGAAACTGATGTCGGTTTTAATATTTGTCCACGATTGAATGCCGTAGGCCGCTTAGCTAATGCAAATTTGGCGGTTGAACTTTTATTAAGTGACGATGATATTGCAGCCCAAAAGATAGCTGATCAAATTGAAGAATTAAACAATCAGCGAAAAGAATTAACTACAGACGTATATGAAAAATGTATGTCAATTATCCGTGAAAATAGTTGGCAAAAACAAAATACGCTTGTATTGTATGATCCTGAGTTTCATGAAGGTGTATTAGGATTAGTTGCTAATAAAATAGTTGAAAAAACACATAAACCTACGATTGTTTTGACTAAGAATGATGTGGGGGAAGTTAAAGGATCCGGACGTGCATTCAATGGTTTTAATTTATTTAATGCACTTAATCCATTGAAAGATGAATTATTTACTAAATTTGGCGGGCATGATTTTGCTTGTGGATTATCTATGCAAGAAAATAAAATTGACACTTTGCGTCAAAAACTGGAATCTAGTTATCAAGTAAATGGGGAGTCAGAAAGTAAAGGATACGATTTGGAGCTTCCTTTAAACGACTTAACTCCACAAACTTTAGCACAAATTAATCAGGTGGGCCCCTTTGGCACCGGTGATCCTCAACCAATTTTTAGTATTTCTGATCCAACAATTACACAATTTTATAAAATTGGTAAAGATAAAAATCATGTTAAGTTAACTGCTTCTAAAAAGGGTGGAAGTTTAGCAATAGTTGGTTTTAATAAAGACTTTTTGAATAATAATTTGCTGCCATTTATCTCTAAGATCTTCATCCAATTGACGCTAAATACTTATCGAAAACAAATATCATTACAGGGAATTATCGAAGGAATAGAGTTTGCTTCACCCAAATTAGCAGTACCTACACCGGTTATTGATTTACGAAATGAAAAATTTGTAATGGGTTTTGCAGATCGTTATTTACTTTTTGACAAGAAAAATATTCCAATTGTTAAAAATAGACTGCAAATTAGTGATGATAAAATTAGTCTTGTAAAGGATTATGATCAGTCTGGAGAAACAGTAGCTTTACTTGATGTACCTCGTAATCAAATAGAGCTAAATGAAGCACTTGAAAAAAATTATCAGCAGATTTATTTGCGTTTTTTGTTAGATCAATTGCCAGTCGAACATATTCCGGCTAAAGGTTATTTCGGCAGAGTATTGAAGTATATTTATGCTCATCCTACATTAAAGCCAGATGATTATCGTACCGTAGCCCCATATTTAGGGTTAGATTATGATAGTGTATTATTTATATTGCGTGTTTTCTTTGAATTAGGCTTTGTTAAACTGCATGATGGAAAATTGATTGGGGAGGAAAACCCTAAGAAGCAACCACTGACATCTTCAAAATATTTAATGGCGACTGAATCACAAATTAAATTTGTAGATCAATTAAGAAATATGCCAACACAAAAATTAATTACATATGTTAATAATCATTCAAATAATTAG
- a CDS encoding GNAT family N-acetyltransferase, whose product MEIKLYEKQYFDQLCVVMDMARMQELKSENLEPVFVALKEAPYLEYFLSCKIYVAIKKGRLVGFIGFKPGKIEFIYIDPNEQNKGIATKLMEKVITELQRPIRLEVFTNNEQAKALYEKFGFQTIETIIENWSDEYPVKFSQDTMELR is encoded by the coding sequence ATGGAAATAAAGTTATATGAAAAACAATATTTTGATCAATTGTGTGTAGTAATGGATATGGCGCGAATGCAAGAGTTAAAAAGTGAAAACTTAGAACCAGTTTTTGTGGCGTTGAAGGAAGCACCCTATTTAGAATATTTTTTATCTTGTAAAATTTATGTAGCTATAAAAAAAGGACGATTAGTAGGATTTATAGGTTTTAAGCCTGGTAAAATAGAGTTTATTTACATTGATCCTAATGAACAAAATAAAGGAATTGCTACTAAATTAATGGAAAAAGTAATAACCGAGTTGCAGCGTCCGATACGGTTAGAAGTATTTACAAACAATGAGCAGGCCAAGGCTTTGTATGAAAAATTTGGCTTCCAAACCATTGAAACTATAATTGAAAATTGGTCAGATGAATATCCGGTTAAGTTTTCGCAAGATACGATGGAGTTGAGGTAG
- the lepA gene encoding translation elongation factor 4, whose translation MDIKKLKDYQNHIRNFSIVAHIDHGKSTIADRILELTDTVSERQLKNQMLDDMPLERQRGITIKMNSVEVKYHAKNGEDYIFHLIDTPGHVDFSYEVSRSLAACEGALLVVDASQGVQAQTLANTYLAIDDDLEIVPVINKIDLPSADPENAKEEIEEMLGLDASDAVEVSGKTGQGIPELLEKIVTDIPAPSGDIEAPLKALIFDSKYDDYRGVVLSVRIEDGTVKPGDKIQIMNTGKEYEVTEVGVSSPHPVKKDILIAGDVGYITANIKSVRETRVGDTITDAGHPTAEPLPGYRQIPPMVYSGMYPVDNRDYDDLKEALQKLQLNDAALEFEPETSTALGFGFRCGFLGLLHMDVVQERLEQEFDLDLIMTAPSVDYHAIMNDGTTKVIDNPSDLPDAGEYKEVQEPYVKAEIMVPNDYVGPVMELCQRKRGEFVTMDYLDKYRVNVIYNMPLAEIIFDFFDDLKSSTKGYASLDYEITGYRATDLVKIDILLNKEPIDALSFIAHRSEAQDRARQMTSMLKKLIPRQNFEVDIQGAIGAKIISRATIKPYRKDVTWKIHTGDPDRRAKLLEKQKRGKKRMKAVGRVEVPQDAFMAVLKMNDDDIKGK comes from the coding sequence ATGGATATAAAAAAATTAAAAGATTATCAAAATCACATTCGTAACTTTTCAATTGTTGCCCATATTGACCATGGTAAGTCAACAATTGCTGACCGAATCTTAGAGTTAACAGATACAGTATCTGAAAGACAATTAAAAAATCAAATGCTTGATGATATGCCACTTGAAAGACAACGTGGTATTACCATCAAGATGAACTCGGTTGAAGTTAAGTATCATGCCAAAAATGGCGAAGATTATATTTTCCACTTAATTGATACACCAGGACACGTAGACTTTTCATATGAAGTATCACGCTCCTTAGCTGCATGTGAAGGTGCATTATTGGTGGTTGATGCTTCACAAGGTGTTCAAGCACAAACTTTAGCTAATACTTACTTAGCCATTGATGACGATTTGGAAATTGTACCAGTAATCAATAAAATTGATTTACCTTCTGCTGATCCAGAAAATGCTAAAGAAGAAATCGAGGAAATGTTAGGTCTTGACGCTTCAGACGCTGTTGAAGTATCTGGGAAAACAGGTCAAGGAATACCTGAATTATTGGAAAAGATAGTAACTGACATTCCTGCACCATCAGGTGATATTGAAGCGCCACTTAAAGCACTTATTTTCGATTCAAAATATGATGATTATCGTGGGGTTGTTTTATCAGTTAGAATTGAAGATGGTACAGTTAAGCCCGGTGATAAGATTCAAATTATGAATACTGGCAAGGAATATGAAGTTACTGAAGTTGGTGTTTCAAGTCCTCATCCAGTAAAGAAAGATATTTTAATCGCTGGTGATGTAGGATATATTACTGCCAACATTAAATCAGTTCGTGAAACTCGTGTAGGTGATACAATCACTGATGCTGGGCACCCAACTGCTGAACCACTTCCAGGTTACCGTCAAATTCCACCAATGGTATACTCTGGTATGTATCCAGTAGATAATCGTGATTACGATGATTTAAAAGAAGCTTTACAAAAGTTGCAATTAAATGATGCTGCTTTGGAATTTGAACCAGAAACTTCTACTGCTTTAGGATTTGGTTTCCGTTGTGGTTTCCTTGGCTTACTTCATATGGACGTAGTTCAAGAAAGATTGGAGCAAGAGTTTGACCTTGATTTAATCATGACCGCACCAAGTGTTGACTATCATGCAATAATGAATGATGGTACGACTAAGGTGATTGATAATCCATCTGATTTACCAGATGCTGGTGAATATAAAGAAGTGCAAGAACCTTACGTTAAGGCAGAAATTATGGTTCCTAATGATTATGTTGGTCCTGTAATGGAACTTTGCCAACGTAAACGCGGCGAATTTGTTACAATGGATTATTTAGATAAATATCGTGTTAATGTTATTTACAACATGCCTTTAGCTGAGATTATTTTTGACTTTTTCGATGATTTAAAATCATCAACTAAGGGCTATGCCTCACTTGACTATGAGATTACTGGTTATCGTGCAACTGACTTAGTCAAGATTGATATTTTGCTTAATAAGGAACCGATTGATGCTCTTAGCTTTATTGCACACAGAAGTGAAGCGCAAGATCGTGCTCGTCAAATGACCTCAATGCTTAAGAAGTTGATTCCTAGACAAAACTTTGAGGTAGATATTCAAGGTGCAATCGGTGCTAAGATTATTTCACGTGCTACGATTAAGCCATATCGTAAGGATGTTACTTGGAAAATCCATACTGGTGATCCTGATCGTCGTGCCAAATTGCTTGAAAAGCAGAAGCGCGGTAAGAAGAGAATGAAGGCTGTTGGACGTGTAGAAGTACCTCAAGATGCATTTATGGCTGTTCTTAAGATGAATGATGATGATATAAAAGGTAAATAA
- the citG gene encoding triphosphoribosyl-dephospho-CoA synthase CitG yields MTQIVTNAIKALLYEVVTLPKPGLVDPSDIGPHPDMDVYMFINSSLSLREYFNKAEEIGITYETDLKKVFEQLRIQGRIAEKIMFHTTSGVNTHKGAIFSLGIFVCAESYARFNNVDTFSVIRKMCQGLVKNDLQKNNQNLTAGEQQFIQYGQGGARQVAQEGYPIIEKIALPFLKNRQGTTNQRLLDTLMKIATVIEDSNLIKRAGNIEVINWLHQSAEKYLRLGGAETKTGLAYLDELNKVFKENNYSLGGCADLLIVTIFMALEKGYL; encoded by the coding sequence ATGACTCAAATTGTAACTAATGCAATCAAAGCACTTCTGTATGAAGTTGTAACCCTCCCTAAGCCCGGTTTAGTTGATCCAAGTGATATTGGACCACACCCTGATATGGACGTTTATATGTTTATTAACAGTAGTTTAAGTTTAAGAGAATATTTTAATAAAGCTGAAGAAATTGGTATAACTTATGAGACAGATTTAAAAAAAGTATTTGAGCAACTTAGAATTCAAGGTCGTATAGCTGAAAAAATAATGTTTCATACCACTAGTGGAGTTAATACTCATAAAGGTGCAATATTTTCATTAGGCATATTTGTTTGTGCCGAAAGTTATGCCCGCTTTAATAACGTTGATACCTTTTCTGTTATTAGAAAAATGTGTCAGGGATTAGTGAAAAATGATTTACAAAAAAATAATCAAAATCTGACAGCTGGTGAACAGCAATTTATTCAATATGGACAAGGTGGTGCCCGTCAAGTTGCACAAGAAGGGTATCCTATTATAGAGAAAATTGCTTTACCTTTTTTAAAAAATAGACAAGGTACTACTAATCAAAGATTGCTTGATACACTAATGAAGATTGCTACAGTTATTGAAGATTCCAATCTTATTAAGAGAGCAGGAAACATTGAAGTGATTAACTGGCTTCATCAATCAGCTGAAAAGTACTTAAGATTAGGTGGTGCGGAAACTAAAACGGGGCTAGCTTATTTAGATGAGTTAAATAAAGTATTTAAAGAAAATAATTACAGTTTGGGTGGTTGTGCTGATTTACTGATTGTTACGATATTTATGGCATTAGAAAAGGGATACTTATAA